The stretch of DNA GGGGCGAGGACGGGCTGGCCGGGATCTGCGACGAGCGCGGCGGCCTCAACCTGGCGCTGGCCCTGTGGAACGGGCGCGACCGCATCCTCAAGGAGCGCCTGTTCGGCCTGACCAACCAGGAGGGCAATCACGGCGAAGACGTGAAGGAGGTCTACCACTACCTCGATGCCGTCCCGAGCCACGCCTATCTCCGGATGCTCTACCGCTATCCGCAGGGCGCCTTCCCGTACGAGGATCTGGTCCGCGAGAATCTGGCGCGCGGCCGCGACCAGCCCGAATACGAGATCGACGAGACGGGGATCTTCGCGGGCGACCGGTTCTTCGACGTCACGGTGGAATACGCCAAGGCCGATGCCGACGACATCCACGCGGTGATCACCGTGCTCAACCGCGGTCCCGAGGCCGCCGACCTCCACGTCATCCCGCTTCTCTGGTTCCGCAACACGTGGTCCTGGCAGGCCGGGCAGGCGCGCCCGGTGATCGCCCGCGCGCCCGACGGGGGCGTGGCCTGCACCCACGAGCGGCTGGGGCCGTACCGCCTCGCCTTCGACGGCGCCCCGGACCTGCTGTTCTGCGAGAACGACACCAACCTGCGGCGCCACGGCGGACAGCCCGATGCCCCCGGCCCATTCAAGGACGGGCTCCACGCGGCGATCGTCGAGGGCGACGCCGCGGCGGTGCGGCGGGATGCCGGGACCAAGCTCGGCCTGCACTACGCGCTGCGGCTGGAGCCCGGGGCGAGCGCCCGGATCCGGCTGCGGCTCTCGGCGGGCGCGCGCATCCGCGCCGTCGACGGCGACGGGGCCACGATCCGGCAGCGGCGGGCCGAGGCGGACGCGTTCTACGAGGAATTGCAGGACGGCATCACGGACCCGGATGCCCGCGCCATCTTCCGGCAGGCCGCCGCCGGGCTGATCTGGTCGAAGCAGCTCTACTGTTACGACGCGCGGCGCTGGCTGGCGGGCGACCCGCTCCAGCCCGCGCCGCCGCGCGGGCGGGATGGCGGCCGCAACGGCCAGTGGCGGCACCTCGCGGCGGCGGACGTCCTGTCGATGCCCGACACCTGGGAATACCCGTGGTTCGCCGCCTGGGACCTCGCCTTCCACTGCCTGCCGCTGGCGCTGCTCGACCCCGGCTTCGCCAAGAAGCAGCTCCTGCTGCTGACCCGCGAATGGTACATGCACCCGAACGGGCAGCTTCCGGCCTACGAGTGGGAGTTCGGCGACGCCAACCCGCCGGTCCATGCCTGGGCCGCCTACCGGGTGTTCGAGATCGACCGGGACCGGCGCGGCGGGCGCGGCGACATCGCCTTCCTGGAGGGCGTGTTCCACAAGCTCCTGATCAACTTCACCTGGTGGGTGAACCGGAAGGATGCGCAGGGGCGCAACGTCTTCCAGGGCGGCTTCCTGGGGCTCGACAATGTCGGGGTGTTCGACCGCTCGCGCCCGCCCCCGGGCTTCGGGGTGGTGCACCAGGCCGACGGCACCGCCTGGATGGCGATGTACGCGCTCAACATGATGCGCATCGCCCTGGAACTCGCCCTGCACAACGACGTCTACGAGAGTACCGCCTCGAAGTTCTTCGAGCACTTCCTGCTCATCGCCGAGGCGATGACCGATATGGGCGGCGAGGGCTTCGGCCTGTGGGACGAGGCCGACGAGTTCTACTACGACGAGGTCGACATCCCCGGCGGCGGGATGCTGCCCCTGCGGGTCCGCTCCATGGTCGGGCTGGTGCCGCTCTTCGCCGTGGAGGTGATCGAGCCCTCCGTGCTGCAGCGCCTGCCGGACTTCGCCCGGCGCCTGAACTGGGTGCTGGAGAACCGGCCCCACCTCGCCCGGCTGGTCTCGCGCTGGACCGAGGGCGGCGTGAAGGACCGCAAGCTCCTGTCGCTGCTGCGCGGCCACCGCATGAAGGCGCTGCTCCGGCGCATGCTCGACGAGGCGGAGTTCCTCTCGCCCTACGGCGTGCGCTCGCTCTCGAAGGTCCACCGCGACGCGCCCTACGTGCTCAACGAGCTGGGCGCGTCGTTCACGGTCCGGT from Methylobacterium sp. PvR107 encodes:
- a CDS encoding MGH1-like glycoside hydrolase domain-containing protein, whose amino-acid sequence is MESPEDGSVAWAERRRIAEQGRGDRAWSLWGPYLSERQWGTVREDYSADGDAWRALTHEDARSRAYRWGEDGLAGICDERGGLNLALALWNGRDRILKERLFGLTNQEGNHGEDVKEVYHYLDAVPSHAYLRMLYRYPQGAFPYEDLVRENLARGRDQPEYEIDETGIFAGDRFFDVTVEYAKADADDIHAVITVLNRGPEAADLHVIPLLWFRNTWSWQAGQARPVIARAPDGGVACTHERLGPYRLAFDGAPDLLFCENDTNLRRHGGQPDAPGPFKDGLHAAIVEGDAAAVRRDAGTKLGLHYALRLEPGASARIRLRLSAGARIRAVDGDGATIRQRRAEADAFYEELQDGITDPDARAIFRQAAAGLIWSKQLYCYDARRWLAGDPLQPAPPRGRDGGRNGQWRHLAAADVLSMPDTWEYPWFAAWDLAFHCLPLALLDPGFAKKQLLLLTREWYMHPNGQLPAYEWEFGDANPPVHAWAAYRVFEIDRDRRGGRGDIAFLEGVFHKLLINFTWWVNRKDAQGRNVFQGGFLGLDNVGVFDRSRPPPGFGVVHQADGTAWMAMYALNMMRIALELALHNDVYESTASKFFEHFLLIAEAMTDMGGEGFGLWDEADEFYYDEVDIPGGGMLPLRVRSMVGLVPLFAVEVIEPSVLQRLPDFARRLNWVLENRPHLARLVSRWTEGGVKDRKLLSLLRGHRMKALLRRMLDEAEFLSPYGVRSLSKVHRDAPYVLNELGASFTVRYDPADSTSNMFGGNSNWRGPVWMPMNYLIVEALRRFHTYYGDDFLVEYPTGSGAQCTLSAIADALEDRLIALFARDPEGRRPALGDGARNLTAPGAEEALLFHEFFDGDTGRGLGASHQTGWTALILTLLRDRARSREARR